In Myxocyprinus asiaticus isolate MX2 ecotype Aquarium Trade chromosome 3, UBuf_Myxa_2, whole genome shotgun sequence, the following proteins share a genomic window:
- the LOC127426764 gene encoding pro-MCH 1-like — translation MKLSAGTVILTVAILSECYFRSAAIPMIPKADEMEPDLQGLSEILEDNTLRSAPESSRIIVVVDSDLLRTLKSLNRGVSHLSLPESILSTERRDATSELSPSIAIIKRDTMRCMVGRVYRPCWEV, via the coding sequence ATGAAACTCTCTGCTGGGACCGTCATCCTAACTGTTGCAATTTTGTCAGAGTGCTACTTCCGATCTGCCGCAATCCCCATGATTCCCAAAGCTGATGAGATGGAACCAGACCTGCAAGGCTTGAGTGAAATCTTGGAGGACAACACTCTGAGATCTGCACCAGAAAGCTCCAGGATCATCGTAGTGGTTGACTCCGATCTGCTGAGGACCCTAAAATCTCTGAACAGAGGAGTTTCTCATCTCAGCCTTCCCGAGAGTATTCTTAGCACAGAGCGCagagatgccacttcagagcTGAGTCCGAGCATCGCCATCATTAAGAGGGACACCATGAGATGTATGGTGGGACGAGTGTATCGGCCATGCTGGGAGGTGTAG